A single Cottoperca gobio chromosome 5, fCotGob3.1, whole genome shotgun sequence DNA region contains:
- the c1qb gene encoding complement C1q subcomponent subunit B encodes MAPQWLSCSTAVFLLLVHITPVVTQSCGGTHGIPGIPGTHGPNGQDGPAGQKGDPGEAEQPVRGQKGLLGLEGPPGRPGLKGDVGLTGPPGDPGLRGEKGRPFNPSNQEKPFFSYKRVMSHIPEVDTVINFNRQILPELEERFQGESLTNGTFTCVVGGIYFFSYHISAKSRVCLELMKGSDSQMTLCDTSEGYLVTSGSAVLQLETGDTVSLQVTRYNNIVTVQSSTSHTFTGFLIFANGESL; translated from the exons ATG GCCCCCCAGTGGCTGAGCTGCAGtactgcagtgtttctgctCTTGGTTCACATCACCCCAGTCGTCACACAGTCCTGCGGGGGAACCCACGGGATCCCTGGGATACCAGGCACCCATGGGCCCAACGGCCAGGACGGTCCGGCAGGACAGAAGGGAGACCCCG GTGAGGCAGAGCAGCCCGTCAGGGGCCAGAAGGGGCTCCTCGGTCTGGAGGGCCCCCCAGGACGGCCTGGTCTAAAGGGGGACGTGGGTCTTACGGGGCCTCCCGGTGATCCAGGCCTCAGGGGGGAAAAGGGGAGACCCTTCAACCCTTCCAACCAAGAGAAACCCTTCTTCTCCTACAAACGGGTGATGTCACACATACCAGAGGTCGACACGGTCATCAACTTCAACCG ACAGATTTTGCCGGAGCTGGAGGAACGGTTTCAGGGAGAGTCGCTGACAAACGGGACGTTCACCTGCGTCGTCGGAGGAATCTACTTCTTCAGTTATCACATTTCAGCAAAGAGCCGA GTGTGTCTGGAGCTGATGAAGGGCAGCGACAGTCAAATGACGCTGTGCGACACATCCGAGGGTTACCTGGTCACCTCGGGCTCGGCGGTCCTGCAGCTGGAGACCGGAGACACCGTCTCTCTGCAGGTCACGAGGTACAACAACATCGTGACGGTCCAGAGCAGCACCAGCCACACCTTCACCGGCTTCCTCATCTTCGCCAACGGCGAGAGCCTCTGA